The sequence AACGCAGAAATAGCGACAATAACGTCATTCTCATTCATCCAACCGAGATGCGCAATCCGGACGATCTTTCCACTTAACTGGCTTTGACCACCGGCATAAGTAATGCCATAAGCGTCGCGCATCAGATTAACAAATGCCTTCCCATCAATCTCTGTCGGGAGACGGATTGAGGTTAAGGTATTCGCCGGTGATACCGCAAAGAGGGGGAGTCCTAATGCCTTAACTGCGCTTCGGGTTGCAGTTGCCAGACGACTATGACGCGCAATTGTATTGCGAATACCCTCTGCACAGATACGATTCAAGGCACATTGAAGTGCTGTCAGCAGTGTTACTGCAGGTGTGTAGGGAACAGATCCTTCTAATCCGCTCTCATAAGCCTTTCGGTAATCTAAGTAGTATTTCGGGAGGTCCGAACGTTCGATTGCGTCCCATGCGCGCTGATTGAGTGCAGCGAACGCCAAGCCCGGCGGTGTCATCAACCCTTTCTGAGAGCAGGACACGACAACATCCACACCCCAATTGTCCATCTGTAAGTCATCCGCGCCGAGGGCACTAACGGCATCAACCACAAGGAGCGTCGGACGAACCCGTGTCAGACCTGCCAATGCTTCAATGTCGTGTAAAGCCCCCGTCGAAGTCTCACAGAGCGTTGCGTAAACCGCTTTTATATCAGGATGCTCAGTCAAAAGCCCTTCCACTGCTTGTGGGTCAACAGAATTTCCGTATGTTACGTCAATCGGTATAACTTCAACGCCGAAGGCGGTGCAGATTTCGCTCCACCGTTCCCCAAATTTACCGCTTCGGATCACAACGACCTTGTCCCCACGAGACAGTAGATTCGCAACCGCGCCTTCCATACCACCAGTTCCAGATGATGTTAAGAAGAGGACATCGTTCTCGGTTTGGAAGACGTGTTTGAGTTTTTCAAGAACGTCTTTAATGAGTGCTACAGTATCTTCGCTGCGGTGATAATCAATCGGTTGTGCCATCGCCAATGCCGCTTCAGGCGGAATTGGCGTGGGACCGGGTGTAAAAAGCCATTTTTTTTTCATATTTTTTTAAGGTTATAAGTTATAAGTTAAGAGGTTATAAGTTAAGAGGTTTTTGATTGCGTTACGTACCCCTCTTAACCAACAACTTACAACCAACAACTTATAACTATTAAATTAGGCGGTGTTGACAGCCACAACCGTTTTGCCTTCAACTTCTACAATAATCCACTCCTGGTCAAGGAGCTCGCACAGATTCATAATTGCGGCACGTTGTCCTGTGCTATCCATCGGTACCTCAATGGTAAGCGTCGCGAACTCTTCCCGCTGTATTTCGCCCTGTTTATCGAATTTCATTGGTGTAATCTGAATTTTTTTCAATCTTGCATCCATATTTTCTCTCCTTATTGGGTTGGACGGTTGGAAGTGTTTTGCTTGGGTGTTTCCCTTATGAAGATAGCACCACAGTGTTTCTCGCAGTCTTCCTGCTTTCCAACCCTCCTGAAAACCTAAAATTTGTTTCTTAATATTGCTTATAGCATTGACTATAATTTCAATTATACATCGTCCATGAACGACAGGAGATCAATGCACTCTCCGCCACGGCGAGAGGACTCCCAACCTGCCAAGGTAGGGGCTAAAGAGAAGAGACCATCGTGATAATCGCTTTGTAAAAGGCTCACATCCCCGGATTGAACAGCACGAATAAAGGTTTTATCCTGTTCCAACCACGGATCGAATTCCTCCGCCTGATAAAACACCTCGCCATTCACCACAATCCTATCGTACCCATAAATCTCAAGGCATCCGCCTTCATAGAAAATGACAAACCAAGGTTCATCCTTCGGGCTTGAACCCGTTGAGACAAAACTGAGTGTCATCGTAGCGCCGTTCTCAAAGCAGTAATTGAAACTGGTAGAAAGCGGATTGGCATAAGCTGGACGTTCATAGTAAAACGCCTGGACCTTGGCAACGTTCAAACCTGTCATGAAGCGGGTGTAATCTGTTGCGTGAACCCCCCAATCAAGGGCGCGACCGCCAGATTTATCCATCTCTTCCCACCACGTTTTGGGTCCACCCCTCGCTGAGGGTGGTAAACCTCCAAAACTCTGGAATCGGGCGTGCACGATGGACTTATCCGTCAAATACTGGCGCGCTTCTTGAAAAATTGGACGATACCGTTCGCGAAACCCAACGGTGCTGATAACGCCTGCTTGCTGAATGGCAGTGTTGATTCGGTGTGCTACCTGCATCGTGAGTGCTTGCGGCTTTTCACTGAAGATATGGATACCTTTCTGTGCAGCGGTTGCTTCAACATCAGTTCGTACATACGCCGGCACGATAGAGTATAGCACGTCAATTTTTTCGGTGTCAAGCATTTCGTGTGCATCTTGATAGACGCTCGGAATCTTGAAATGTGTCGCCGTTTCCTGCGCTGTCTGTAAGTTGCTATCGCACGCCGCGACGATGTCAACCGACTTTGTTTCCAATAGGTTCGGAATCCGGGTTCGGTTCGCGAAATTCCCACATCCATAGAAAGCAACGCGAACGCGTGATATTGTTGACACAATAAACGTTCTCCAAATTTTTTGAGATAAAGATCTCTATTGACACCTATTAATTCTGCCCGAAATTCGATGCGACCAGCACTAAATCTTGGATGTTCACCACGCCATCGCTATTCACATCTGCTGGATTCGCGCCAGTCTGTCCGAAATTCGATGCGACCAGCACTAAATCTTGGATATTCACCACGCCATCGCCATTCACATCCTCTACGACTCGTAGCACAATAGGTGTGAATTCCCACAAGAGAATCGTGCCGTCAGCACTTCCACTGGCAAGCGTCCCACCATCCCGAGAGAGCGCGAGTGCATTAACACCCAACACATGTCCCGTGAGTGTTGCTTGGAGTTCTCCAGTCTGTGTATCCCACAACCGAATCGTATTGTCCCAACTTCCGCTCGCAAGCCTTTTACCATCTGGAAAGAACACAACCGACTTGACACGAAATTTATGCCCGATGAGGGTTGCGTAGGATTGCTCCGTTTGTATATTCCACAATCGAACTGTGTTATCTCGACTACCACTGGCAAGTGTGACACCATCCGGACTAAACGCAACAGAATCAATAGGACGTGAATGCCCCCTCAAAGTTGCTTGGCGTTCTCTGCTTTCTACATCCCACAAATGAATTGTGTTGTCCTGACCGCCACTGGCAAGCGTGTGACTATTTGGGCTGAACGTTACAGAATAGACATTGGCACCGGTTCTGAAAGTCGCTTTGTGCCCACTTGTATCTGCATCCCACAATCGAACTGTGCTGTCCCAACTTCCACTCGCAAGCGTTTGACCGTCTCGGCTGAACCCGATGGACTCCACACCAAACCTATGGCTTGCGATAGGCTCCTTAGGTTGGCGAGCGTGTACATCCCATAATCGAATTGCAGTATCCGGTTTCGCTCCGGCACTGGCAAGGGTTTCACCATCTGGACTGAACGCAACGGAAAAGACGCGCCCTTCGTGTCCAATGAGCGTGTCCTGGAGGTACCCTGTGTTCGCATCCCACAAACGAATCGCCTTGCCATCGTCTACACTTGCAAAAATCCTCCCATTAGGAGCGAACGCAATATCATTAACTGGAAAAGTATGTCCGGTGAGGGTAGATTCATGTTGGAAGGTGGTATAATCCCAAAATTGAATTACTTGGTCATTACCCGAACTGGCAAGCGTCCGCCAATCTGAACGGAATGTAACAGACGTAACCGAATCCGTATGTTTTATACGGGTTGCCCTGTGTCCAAAAGTATATGCATCCCACAATCGAATCGTTTTATCTTCGCTCCCACTCGCAAGCATCTGCCCATCCGGACTGAACGCAACGGAAGTGACCGAATCCGTATGTTCGGTGATAGTCGCCTTGCGTTTAAAAGTTTGTGTATCCCACAACCGAATTGTGTTATCCGCACTTCCACTCGCAAGGGTGCGCCCATCCGGACTGAACGCAACGGACGCAACCCCTTGTGT comes from Candidatus Poribacteria bacterium and encodes:
- a CDS encoding dockerin type I domain-containing protein, yielding MKLTRFLILTLFLVPILFHVSVSAQDYTQWHLPEGARARLGKGVITGNIAYSPDGSLFAVASSIGVWLYDGETHQEIDLLIGHTEPVLVVAFSPDGETLASGSSDNTILLWNPHTGEQKLTLEDHRNDVLSIAFSPQINLLASGSLDKTVRLWDTDTGERITTVRGHSGAVTSVAFSLDGITFASGGGHRDNKIRLWSRTEDGFQSTTLTGHTQGVASVAFSPDGRTLASGSADNTIRLWDTQTFKRKATITEHTDSVTSVAFSPDGQMLASGSEDKTIRLWDAYTFGHRATRIKHTDSVTSVTFRSDWRTLASSGNDQVIQFWDYTTFQHESTLTGHTFPVNDIAFAPNGRIFASVDDGKAIRLWDANTGYLQDTLIGHEGRVFSVAFSPDGETLASAGAKPDTAIRLWDVHARQPKEPIASHRFGVESIGFSRDGQTLASGSWDSTVRLWDADTSGHKATFRTGANVYSVTFSPNSHTLASGGQDNTIHLWDVESRERQATLRGHSRPIDSVAFSPDGVTLASGSRDNTVRLWNIQTEQSYATLIGHKFRVKSVVFFPDGKRLASGSWDNTIRLWDTQTGELQATLTGHVLGVNALALSRDGGTLASGSADGTILLWEFTPIVLRVVEDVNGDGVVNIQDLVLVASNFGQTGANPADVNSDGVVNIQDLVLVASNFGQN
- a CDS encoding Gfo/Idh/MocA family oxidoreductase; amino-acid sequence: MSTISRVRVAFYGCGNFANRTRIPNLLETKSVDIVAACDSNLQTAQETATHFKIPSVYQDAHEMLDTEKIDVLYSIVPAYVRTDVEATAAQKGIHIFSEKPQALTMQVAHRINTAIQQAGVISTVGFRERYRPIFQEARQYLTDKSIVHARFQSFGGLPPSARGGPKTWWEEMDKSGGRALDWGVHATDYTRFMTGLNVAKVQAFYYERPAYANPLSTSFNYCFENGATMTLSFVSTGSSPKDEPWFVIFYEGGCLEIYGYDRIVVNGEVFYQAEEFDPWLEQDKTFIRAVQSGDVSLLQSDYHDGLFSLAPTLAGWESSRRGGECIDLLSFMDDV
- a CDS encoding alanine--glyoxylate aminotransferase family protein, producing the protein MKKKWLFTPGPTPIPPEAALAMAQPIDYHRSEDTVALIKDVLEKLKHVFQTENDVLFLTSSGTGGMEGAVANLLSRGDKVVVIRSGKFGERWSEICTAFGVEVIPIDVTYGNSVDPQAVEGLLTEHPDIKAVYATLCETSTGALHDIEALAGLTRVRPTLLVVDAVSALGADDLQMDNWGVDVVVSCSQKGLMTPPGLAFAALNQRAWDAIERSDLPKYYLDYRKAYESGLEGSVPYTPAVTLLTALQCALNRICAEGIRNTIARHSRLATATRSAVKALGLPLFAVSPANTLTSIRLPTEIDGKAFVNLMRDAYGITYAGGQSQLSGKIVRIAHLGWMNENDVIVAISAFERGLVEIGYDIRLGAGVTAAQEVFVS